ACTGCACCTGAACCTGCCCCTGCAACCGCAAAGGAACTAGTTTCGAGAAAAGCCTGCGAACTCGTGTCGGCCGTCGCCCAAGTCCGAGTCTGAGAAATTGTTCAGAAGCCGGCCTCGACAATGGCCAGGGCGGTAGCCGCCTACCGAACGACCCCTACCCTTGAATTGCCGGCCTGTGACTATGTCGAAACCGACTGATAATCAGAGCGTTACTCATGCCTGGCCAGACTTGCTCAACTGCTGTTTCTTGCAACGCCCCTGAACGCAACACCGGCATACAGGGCACAAAGCAACAACGACCTTAAGTCCTGAACCACCAGACCGCGGGAGCTAACTGATGTCAACCTCAACCCGGCGTGTGATGCGCTCGATTGACTCGGCCCGGCCGGTCTCGGTGTCAATCGTCACTAGGACACCGTTGACCCGCAGGTCGGTCTTGGCCGGGTGAAGTCTGACCGGTAGTGAATCCAGAACCCGGCTCAGGGCCTCCTCCTTTCGCATTCCCAGCACCGAGTCGAACGAGCCGCACATGCCGACGTCAGTGATGTACGCCGACCCCTGCGGCAGCACCTGTTCGTCTGCAGTCTGAACATGGGTATGGGTGCCAAGCACGGCAGAAACACCACCGTCCAGGAACCAGCCCATCGCCTGTTTTTCCGCGGTCGCCTCGGCGTGGAAGTCAACAATAATCGCCCGGGTTTGGGTCCTCATTTCAGCTACGAGCTGTTCGGCCCGCTGGAACGGGCAGTCCAAAGGCTTCATGAACACGCGGCCCTGAAGATTGACAACGCCAACCA
This is a stretch of genomic DNA from candidate division WOR-3 bacterium. It encodes these proteins:
- a CDS encoding TIGR00282 family metallophosphoesterase; the encoded protein is MPVRRVLFLGDVCAEPGRFAVKAALSGLRETCRPDFVIVNAENAAAGYGITPRLAEELFAAGADCLTTGDHAFDRKEAWEYFPVQSRLLRPANLPSRAPGRGCAVYERDGWMVGVVNLQGRVFMKPLDCPFQRAEQLVAEMRTQTRAIIVDFHAEATAEKQAMGWFLDGGVSAVLGTHTHVQTADEQVLPQGSAYITDVGMCGSFDSVLGMRKEEALSRVLDSLPVRLHPAKTDLRVNGVLVTIDTETGRAESIERITRRVEVDIS